From Deferrisoma camini S3R1, the proteins below share one genomic window:
- a CDS encoding DUF3786 domain-containing protein — protein MSYKVLDLFKDLPGTNCGDCGKAGCFAFATAVYLEAYPLERCPHLGNEAREIAARLQADRDEGGGRKPDSSEQTLEHLRGVIAEMPLAQVAERCGGTYDPGPPESVTVEFLGTPHRILRDDVTCPAEAPTVWVKILLLIYVTRASGQPPEEDWVAFRELPNTVSKAKSFEASARRIADAFAGRAAQLAEAVAGMGGERIPHPSAPWAFRIRALPRVPLLLLFWDRDEEFEARASLLVDRSVLEYLDQEGLVFLSEALAQKLRGGDLAEVIP, from the coding sequence ATGTCGTACAAAGTGCTCGATCTGTTCAAGGATCTGCCCGGGACCAACTGCGGAGACTGCGGCAAGGCGGGGTGTTTCGCGTTCGCCACCGCCGTATATCTGGAAGCCTACCCCCTGGAGCGCTGCCCCCACCTGGGGAACGAGGCCCGCGAGATCGCCGCCAGGCTCCAGGCCGACCGGGACGAGGGCGGGGGGCGAAAGCCGGACTCGAGCGAGCAGACCCTGGAGCACCTCCGGGGCGTGATCGCGGAGATGCCCCTCGCCCAAGTGGCCGAGCGCTGCGGGGGCACGTACGACCCGGGTCCGCCCGAATCGGTGACGGTGGAGTTCCTGGGGACGCCCCATCGAATCCTCAGGGACGACGTGACCTGCCCGGCGGAGGCGCCGACGGTATGGGTGAAGATCCTCCTTCTGATCTACGTGACCCGGGCGTCGGGCCAGCCCCCGGAAGAAGACTGGGTGGCCTTCCGGGAGCTGCCGAACACGGTGAGCAAGGCGAAGTCGTTCGAGGCCTCGGCCCGCCGCATCGCCGATGCCTTCGCCGGCCGGGCAGCGCAGTTGGCCGAGGCCGTGGCGGGGATGGGGGGCGAGCGCATCCCCCACCCGTCGGCTCCGTGGGCGTTCCGGATCCGGGCGTTGCCCCGGGTCCCCCTGCTCCTCCTGTTCTGGGACCGGGACGAGGAGTTCGAGGCCCGGGCCTCCCTGCTGGTGGACCGGTCGGTGCTCGAGTACCTGGACCAGGAAGGGCTCGTGTTCCTGTCGGAGGCCCTGGCCCAGAAGCTGCGCGGAGGCGATCTGGCCGAGGTGATCCCATGA
- a CDS encoding tRNA dihydrouridine synthase, whose product MAPEPSDGAPAPALEARGLRIDPPLLLAPMAGLTHTALRRLLAELGGVGLLSTEMLSARALPQERPDHPFLKRTLWESPLSWQLLVARPEEVAPAVETLERWGAEALDLNLGCPAPQARRRGGGAFLAADLPRARAVVREVRRRWQGPLSAKLRLADGPDEAPVRDLVRLLGDEGADWITVHARFRNDPYGRPARWDWIARVKAWASVPVVGNGGVAEPGDVGRMLAETGCDAVMIGRAAARTPWIFRKATERVFGRAPPGPDPDPAAVYLRFAELLAESFDERRALGRLKEFTHHFAENYAFGHLLASSVQASSCFEQALDRARRFLEENEPRCATPACP is encoded by the coding sequence ATGGCCCCTGAACCGAGCGACGGTGCTCCGGCCCCGGCGCTGGAAGCCCGGGGGCTTCGGATCGATCCCCCCTTGCTCCTGGCCCCCATGGCGGGCCTGACCCACACGGCCCTGCGAAGGCTCCTGGCCGAGCTGGGCGGGGTGGGGCTGCTGAGCACCGAGATGCTCTCGGCCCGGGCCCTGCCCCAGGAGCGGCCCGACCACCCCTTCCTCAAACGAACCCTCTGGGAGTCCCCCCTTTCTTGGCAGCTCCTGGTGGCCCGGCCCGAGGAGGTGGCCCCGGCCGTCGAGACCCTGGAACGATGGGGGGCCGAGGCTCTGGATCTCAACCTGGGGTGCCCGGCGCCCCAGGCACGGCGGCGGGGGGGCGGGGCGTTCCTGGCGGCCGACCTGCCGCGGGCCCGGGCCGTGGTCCGGGAGGTCCGGCGCCGATGGCAGGGGCCGCTCTCGGCCAAGCTCCGCCTCGCCGATGGGCCGGACGAGGCCCCCGTGCGGGATCTGGTGCGGCTCCTGGGGGACGAGGGGGCGGACTGGATCACGGTGCATGCCCGGTTCCGGAACGACCCCTACGGCCGCCCGGCCCGGTGGGACTGGATCGCCCGCGTCAAGGCATGGGCCTCGGTGCCCGTGGTGGGCAACGGCGGCGTGGCCGAGCCCGGGGACGTGGGCCGGATGCTCGCCGAGACCGGCTGCGACGCCGTGATGATCGGTCGCGCCGCGGCGCGGACCCCGTGGATCTTCCGGAAGGCCACCGAGCGGGTGTTCGGCCGCGCCCCTCCCGGCCCCGACCCCGACCCGGCGGCGGTCTACCTGCGGTTCGCCGAGCTCCTGGCCGAGAGCTTCGACGAGCGCCGCGCGCTGGGCCGGCTCAAGGAGTTCACGCACCACTTCGCCGAGAACTACGCCTTCGGCCACCTGCTGGCCAGTTCGGTCCAGGCGAGCTCGTGCTTCGAGCAGGCCTTGGACCGGGCCCGACGGTTCCTGGAGGAGAACGAGCCCCGATGCGCCACCCCGGCCTGCCCCTGA
- a CDS encoding selenium metabolism-associated LysR family transcriptional regulator, which translates to MTFRHLEAFVAVAGEGGFTRAAEVLCLTQPTVSGQIRELEEELGVTLFHRLPRAVELTEAGRRFLVRAREVLAGRDRLLEEAAAYRGVVDGTLEIHASTIPGEYLLPPVLARFKAEHPRVRVVLRVADTGEVLRRVESGEVGLGVVGRPAGTDLECRPLWRDRVVCVVPAGWEVADRLEPPDLERLPLVVREEGSGTRTTVEEALGERWCRMRVVAELGSTAAVLEAVKAGLGAGFVSERAAREAAEAGKVRFVAVEGVLPVERRFHAVWHPRRVLSPAARALLELLSGDGG; encoded by the coding sequence ATGACCTTCCGGCACCTGGAGGCGTTCGTGGCCGTGGCCGGGGAGGGCGGCTTCACCCGGGCGGCCGAGGTTCTGTGCCTCACCCAGCCCACCGTGAGCGGCCAGATCCGCGAGCTGGAGGAGGAACTGGGGGTGACCCTGTTCCACCGACTGCCCCGGGCCGTGGAGCTCACCGAGGCCGGCCGGCGGTTCCTGGTGCGGGCTCGCGAGGTCCTGGCCGGCCGGGACCGGCTGCTCGAGGAGGCCGCGGCGTACCGCGGCGTGGTGGACGGGACCCTGGAGATCCATGCGAGCACCATTCCGGGGGAGTACCTCCTTCCCCCGGTGCTCGCCCGGTTCAAGGCCGAGCACCCCCGGGTGCGGGTGGTCCTGCGGGTGGCGGACACGGGCGAGGTGCTCCGCCGGGTCGAGTCCGGGGAGGTGGGCCTCGGCGTGGTGGGACGACCGGCCGGCACGGACCTGGAGTGCCGGCCCCTGTGGCGGGACCGGGTCGTGTGCGTGGTGCCCGCCGGATGGGAGGTGGCGGATCGGCTGGAGCCGCCGGACCTGGAGCGTCTGCCCCTGGTGGTCCGGGAGGAGGGGTCCGGGACCCGCACCACCGTGGAGGAGGCCCTGGGGGAGCGGTGGTGCCGGATGCGCGTGGTGGCCGAGTTGGGGTCCACCGCCGCGGTGCTCGAGGCCGTCAAGGCCGGCCTGGGGGCGGGCTTCGTTTCGGAGCGGGCCGCCCGCGAGGCGGCCGAGGCGGGAAAGGTCCGGTTCGTGGCGGTGGAAGGGGTGCTGCCGGTGGAACGCCGGTTCCACGCCGTGTGGCATCCGCGAAGGGTGCTCAGCCCAGCGGCCCGGGCCCTGCTCGAGCTGCTTTCCGGCGACGGCGGCTAG
- a CDS encoding response regulator, whose amino-acid sequence MRILVVDDSNIIRRKAAEILEQAGHECDLAENGLEGIKMALSNTYDAILTDIVMPVLDGLKLILRLRASAKTRHVPILVLTSRSDSDTVLQARELGVDGYLLKPIDPEILLERLSSLRRHSTDQDD is encoded by the coding sequence ATGCGCATCCTGGTCGTGGACGACAGCAACATCATCCGGAGGAAGGCCGCCGAGATCCTAGAACAGGCCGGTCACGAGTGTGACCTGGCGGAAAACGGCCTCGAAGGCATCAAGATGGCCCTCTCCAACACCTACGACGCCATCCTGACCGACATCGTCATGCCGGTGCTCGACGGCCTGAAACTGATCCTCCGCCTCCGGGCCAGCGCCAAGACCCGCCACGTACCGATCCTGGTGCTCACCTCCCGGTCCGACTCGGACACCGTGCTCCAGGCCCGGGAACTCGGCGTGGACGGCTACCTTTTGAAGCCCATTGATCCCGAGATCCTCCTCGAACGCCTCAGCAGCCTGCGACGTCACTCAACGGACCAAGACGACTGA
- a CDS encoding Maf family protein, with amino-acid sequence MRHPGLPLILASTSPYRRDLLARLRIPFEVAAPAYEEPPLAGLSPSDLARAHSLGKARAVARQHPGRIVVGSDQVAELEGEALGKPGTRHRAVEQLARCAGRTVRFHTGVAVVWGQREAAWVEPFSVTFRRLTRAEIEAYVDLDRPLGSAGSFKIESLGIALMERTEGRDFTALIGLPLMALSELLAGFGVDVLLLRR; translated from the coding sequence ATGCGCCACCCCGGCCTGCCCCTGATCCTGGCGTCGACCAGCCCCTACCGCAGGGATCTTCTGGCCCGGCTGCGGATCCCCTTCGAGGTCGCCGCCCCCGCCTATGAGGAGCCTCCCCTCGCGGGCCTCTCCCCGTCCGACCTGGCCCGGGCCCACTCCCTGGGCAAGGCCCGGGCGGTGGCGAGGCAACATCCCGGCCGGATCGTGGTCGGGTCGGATCAGGTGGCGGAGCTCGAAGGCGAGGCCTTGGGAAAGCCGGGCACCCGGCATCGGGCCGTGGAGCAGCTCGCCCGGTGTGCCGGCCGGACGGTGCGGTTCCACACCGGCGTGGCCGTGGTGTGGGGGCAGCGGGAGGCGGCGTGGGTGGAGCCGTTCTCCGTGACGTTCCGGCGGCTCACCCGGGCCGAGATCGAGGCCTACGTGGACCTGGACCGGCCCCTGGGATCGGCCGGATCGTTCAAGATCGAGTCCCTGGGCATCGCCCTCATGGAGCGGACGGAGGGCCGGGACTTCACGGCCCTGATCGGGCTGCCCCTAATGGCCCTGTCCGAGCTCCTGGCAGGGTTCGGGGTAGACGTGCTGTTGTTGCGGCGCTGA
- the mutL gene encoding DNA mismatch repair endonuclease MutL — MEQTTAGNRRRVRVLPDEIANRIAAGEVVERPASVVKELVENAVDAGAGRVRVRLEGAGKRLIAVEDDGEGMGREDALLALERHATSKIASADDLDTITTLGFRGEALPSIASVSRMRIVTRPPEASEATVVRVEGGKVMAVESAGAPRGTTVEVTDLFFNVPARLKFLKGDATELRHCVETVTQLALVHYDVGFELRSQGRVSLAAPPGQSLEERAAQVAGAEAPGGLYWARAEADGRELVFAFAAPHEGRGHRRGLRLFVNGRPVQDRLLVRAVTEGYRGLLEKGRYPVALLWVEVPPDEIDVNVHPAKREVRFRDEGRVFRWVAGFVAESLAGAPWLSRGAVTPAPEPSRRPELGRVAEAVAGYAERVSAGGGGRAPSSPPARKSRAGAIGRLRMGGAPPVAPSQPGLRFDEPSRGPYDGLRFLGSVEATYLVFQDPDRRELVILDQHAAHERVLYERFLGQGGGRPVQRLLVPVTVECSSAERAAFEERKGALSALGFRVEPFGDTALAVTETPADLPAAAAEAVVRDILGADPAEVAEGHDALARRAACAAAVKARRALDASEAEALLRALSAARHPSHCPHGRPLVVRLGRKELEGMFHRR; from the coding sequence ATGGAACAGACAACCGCCGGAAACCGCCGCAGGGTGCGGGTTCTGCCCGACGAGATCGCCAACCGGATCGCGGCTGGCGAGGTGGTGGAGCGGCCGGCCAGCGTGGTGAAGGAGTTGGTGGAGAACGCGGTGGACGCAGGGGCCGGCCGGGTGCGGGTGCGGCTCGAGGGGGCCGGCAAGCGGCTCATCGCGGTGGAGGACGACGGCGAGGGCATGGGCCGGGAGGACGCCCTGTTGGCCCTGGAACGCCATGCCACCAGCAAGATCGCCTCGGCCGACGATCTGGACACCATCACTACGCTGGGATTTCGGGGGGAGGCCCTGCCGAGCATCGCTTCGGTCAGCCGGATGCGGATCGTGACTAGGCCGCCCGAGGCCTCGGAGGCCACGGTGGTGCGCGTGGAGGGCGGCAAGGTCATGGCGGTGGAGTCGGCCGGGGCGCCCCGGGGCACCACGGTGGAGGTGACCGATCTGTTCTTCAACGTGCCGGCCCGGCTGAAGTTCCTCAAGGGCGACGCCACCGAGCTCCGGCACTGTGTGGAAACGGTGACCCAGCTGGCCCTGGTGCACTACGACGTGGGGTTCGAGCTCAGGAGCCAGGGGCGGGTCTCCCTGGCCGCGCCGCCGGGGCAGAGCCTGGAGGAACGGGCGGCCCAGGTGGCGGGTGCCGAGGCGCCCGGGGGGCTGTACTGGGCCCGAGCTGAGGCGGACGGGCGGGAGCTGGTCTTTGCGTTTGCGGCCCCCCACGAGGGGCGGGGGCACCGGCGGGGGCTCAGGCTGTTCGTGAACGGCCGGCCGGTGCAGGATCGGCTGCTGGTGCGGGCGGTGACCGAGGGGTACCGGGGGCTCCTGGAGAAGGGGCGGTACCCGGTGGCCCTCCTGTGGGTCGAGGTGCCGCCGGACGAGATCGACGTGAACGTGCACCCGGCGAAGCGTGAGGTCCGGTTCCGGGACGAGGGCCGGGTGTTCCGGTGGGTGGCGGGGTTTGTGGCCGAGAGCCTGGCGGGAGCCCCCTGGCTGAGCCGGGGCGCCGTGACGCCCGCGCCCGAGCCGTCCCGCCGGCCGGAGTTGGGGCGGGTGGCCGAGGCCGTGGCCGGATACGCCGAGCGGGTTTCCGCCGGAGGCGGCGGGCGGGCGCCATCTTCGCCCCCGGCGAGGAAGAGCAGGGCAGGTGCCATCGGCCGGCTCCGGATGGGGGGGGCGCCCCCCGTTGCTCCCTCCCAACCCGGCCTGCGGTTCGACGAACCCTCCCGGGGGCCCTACGACGGGCTTCGGTTCTTGGGCTCGGTGGAGGCCACCTATCTGGTGTTCCAGGACCCGGACCGCCGGGAGCTGGTGATCCTCGATCAGCACGCGGCCCACGAGCGGGTGTTGTACGAGCGATTTCTGGGACAGGGGGGCGGCCGGCCCGTCCAACGGCTGCTGGTACCGGTGACCGTGGAGTGCTCCTCTGCCGAGCGTGCCGCGTTCGAGGAACGCAAGGGGGCTCTCTCGGCCCTCGGGTTCCGGGTGGAGCCGTTTGGCGACACCGCCCTGGCCGTGACCGAGACCCCGGCCGATCTGCCGGCGGCCGCGGCCGAGGCGGTGGTTCGCGATATCTTGGGCGCCGACCCGGCCGAGGTGGCCGAGGGGCACGACGCCTTGGCCCGCCGGGCCGCCTGCGCGGCCGCGGTGAAGGCCCGGAGGGCTTTGGACGCTTCCGAGGCCGAGGCCCTGCTCCGGGCCCTGTCGGCCGCCCGCCATCCCTCCCACTGCCCCCACGGCCGGCCCCTAGTTGTTCGGCTGGGTCGGAAGGAGCTGGAGGGGATGTTCCACCGACGTTAG
- the hfq gene encoding RNA chaperone Hfq — translation MAKAKLNIQDQFLNNLRREKAQVTVRLTSGEEVEGVVKAFDNFCVVVKTPGNYLLLYKHAIAYIRPFEPLKKFDAIYENF, via the coding sequence ATGGCCAAGGCGAAGCTCAATATTCAGGATCAGTTCCTCAACAACCTGCGGCGCGAGAAGGCCCAGGTCACGGTCCGCCTCACCTCGGGGGAGGAGGTGGAAGGGGTGGTCAAGGCCTTCGACAACTTCTGCGTGGTGGTGAAGACCCCGGGGAACTACCTCCTCCTCTACAAGCACGCCATCGCCTACATCCGACCGTTCGAACCCCTGAAAAAGTTTGACGCCATCTACGAGAACTTTTAG
- a CDS encoding CRTAC1 family protein, whose translation MKRRMISALVVAALACGPVLAAETLFVDVTRKAGVGDAGNGKGVAFADIDNDGDWDLYVSNKGGANRLYRNNGDGTFTDITAEAGDNLGDAGFAMGSIFFDFDNDGWVDLYLAKGGRYEVEANRLLRNVGGRFVDVTETAGVGSKAFTYAAAAADYDNDGYLDLYLANYGVGAKNQLFHNNGDGTFTEVTDQAGVGDRSWSWMAVWADVNGDGWQDLYVVNGRYPAGEPNRLYLNNRDGTFREVSREAGVADANWGLGAAFADVDSDGDLDLFVSNYVGPNALYLNDGTGRFTEVGAQAGLADEGWGKGPAFGDIDHDGDLDLYEGDCKVANQLYRNNGDGTFTNIADRNPDVRCETVRTKGTMFADVDSDGDLDLYVVNWGVENRLLRNTLDDGNWLKVRLVGTLSNRMAVGSRVWVRREGKLVGMAELPTASGFCAQPPQELLFGVQAGSTYTVEVRFPSGARKVLTGITPGRVLTIEEPRELASR comes from the coding sequence GTGAAGCGGCGCATGATCTCCGCCCTGGTCGTGGCGGCTTTGGCTTGTGGACCGGTCCTGGCGGCCGAGACCCTGTTCGTGGACGTGACCCGGAAGGCCGGGGTGGGCGACGCCGGCAACGGCAAGGGCGTGGCGTTTGCCGACATCGACAACGACGGCGACTGGGACCTGTACGTGTCGAACAAGGGCGGAGCCAACCGTCTGTACCGCAACAACGGCGACGGCACGTTCACCGACATCACGGCCGAGGCCGGCGACAACTTGGGGGATGCCGGCTTCGCCATGGGGTCGATCTTCTTCGACTTCGACAACGACGGGTGGGTGGACCTCTACCTCGCCAAGGGCGGCCGGTACGAGGTGGAGGCCAACCGCCTGCTCAGGAACGTGGGCGGCCGGTTCGTGGACGTGACCGAGACGGCGGGGGTGGGGTCCAAGGCGTTCACCTATGCCGCGGCCGCGGCCGACTACGACAACGACGGGTACTTGGACCTGTACCTGGCCAACTACGGCGTGGGCGCCAAGAACCAGCTGTTTCACAACAACGGGGACGGAACGTTCACCGAGGTCACCGACCAGGCGGGCGTGGGCGACCGGTCGTGGTCGTGGATGGCGGTGTGGGCCGACGTGAACGGGGACGGGTGGCAGGACCTGTACGTGGTGAACGGCCGGTACCCGGCTGGCGAGCCGAACCGGCTGTACCTGAACAACCGGGACGGCACGTTCCGGGAGGTGAGCCGGGAGGCCGGCGTGGCGGACGCCAACTGGGGCCTGGGCGCGGCCTTTGCCGACGTGGACTCGGACGGCGACCTGGACCTGTTCGTGTCCAACTATGTCGGACCCAACGCCCTGTACCTGAACGACGGCACCGGTCGGTTCACCGAGGTGGGGGCCCAAGCCGGTCTGGCCGACGAGGGGTGGGGCAAGGGCCCTGCTTTCGGAGACATCGATCACGACGGCGACCTGGACCTGTACGAGGGCGACTGCAAGGTGGCGAACCAGCTCTACCGCAACAACGGGGACGGTACCTTCACGAACATCGCGGACCGCAACCCGGACGTGCGGTGCGAGACCGTGCGGACCAAGGGCACGATGTTCGCCGACGTGGACTCGGACGGGGACCTGGACCTGTACGTGGTGAACTGGGGCGTGGAGAACCGGCTGTTGCGCAACACGCTCGACGACGGCAACTGGCTCAAGGTGCGGCTCGTGGGCACCCTGTCGAACCGCATGGCCGTGGGCTCCCGGGTGTGGGTGCGCCGGGAAGGCAAGTTGGTGGGCATGGCCGAGCTCCCCACGGCCTCCGGATTTTGCGCCCAACCCCCCCAGGAGCTCCTCTTCGGGGTCCAGGCCGGCAGCACCTACACCGTAGAGGTGCGGTTCCCGAGCGGGGCCCGCAAGGTCCTCACTGGGATCACTCCCGGCCGGGTGCTCACCATCGAGGAGCCGCGTGAGCTCGCTTCCCGCTGA
- the miaA gene encoding tRNA (adenosine(37)-N6)-dimethylallyltransferase MiaA, translating to MLVITGPTASGKTRFAIEVAEAVDGEIVSADSMQVYRHLDIGTAKPTARERGRVPHHLVDVADPDEAFHAARFVSEADRAIADIAGRGRVPVVCGGTALYLKALLHGLAPAPGRDPEVRAELEARWDRGEREALRRELARVDPGAARRLHPNDRTRIVRALEVWRVTGRPISELHRAHRFGPVRYRALMVGLLTDRPDLYRRIDERVVSMVEAGWVEEVRQVLSMGYGPHLPPLRAIGYRQICAHVLERRPLDQAVAEIQQETRRFAKRQMTWFRRMPIRWVPADATAEVVTLWQEFCEEP from the coding sequence ATTCTCGTGATCACCGGTCCCACGGCCTCGGGCAAGACCCGGTTCGCCATCGAGGTGGCCGAGGCGGTGGACGGCGAGATCGTTTCGGCCGACTCCATGCAGGTGTACCGGCACCTGGACATCGGCACGGCCAAGCCCACGGCCCGGGAACGGGGGCGGGTTCCCCACCATCTGGTCGACGTGGCCGACCCCGACGAGGCGTTCCACGCGGCCCGCTTCGTGTCCGAAGCGGACCGGGCCATTGCGGATATCGCCGGCCGGGGGCGGGTCCCCGTCGTGTGCGGGGGCACCGCGCTCTACCTGAAAGCGCTCCTCCACGGCCTCGCGCCGGCACCCGGCCGGGACCCGGAGGTAAGGGCGGAGCTGGAGGCCCGGTGGGACCGGGGGGAACGGGAGGCGTTGCGCCGGGAGTTGGCCCGGGTGGACCCCGGGGCGGCCCGCCGTCTGCACCCCAACGACCGTACCCGGATCGTGCGGGCCCTGGAGGTGTGGCGGGTGACGGGCCGACCGATCTCCGAGCTCCATCGGGCCCACCGGTTCGGTCCGGTGCGCTACCGGGCCCTGATGGTGGGGCTGCTCACGGACCGGCCGGATCTGTACCGGCGGATCGACGAGAGGGTGGTGAGCATGGTCGAGGCCGGGTGGGTGGAGGAGGTGCGGCAGGTCCTCTCCATGGGGTACGGTCCCCATCTCCCCCCCCTCCGGGCCATCGGGTACCGCCAGATCTGCGCCCATGTGCTGGAGCGCCGGCCTCTGGACCAGGCGGTCGCCGAGATCCAGCAGGAGACCCGCCGGTTCGCGAAGCGGCAGATGACCTGGTTCCGCCGCATGCCGATCCGCTGGGTGCCGGCCGACGCGACGGCCGAGGTCGTGACCCTGTGGCAGGAGTTTTGCGAGGAGCCCTGA
- a CDS encoding TIGR04013 family B12-binding domain/radical SAM domain-containing protein, translating into MRRAPICILRETPTNRYSVNVLAGLIRQTGLPWVVARSEAEVVRLAGQSGRAFGLYSFMTPDLPVVRAEIAALRPRLPGVRWLAGGPHPTADPEGTLAMGFDHVVVGEAERVLGPFLQEGDGPSVIRDPDGGPPDLDPYPARVVGRPGPVEITRGCRGGCRFCSVGRRRVRHRGLPAVVAAARALVAEGRRVIRFVTPDALAYGGSLAAVADLLSALRGVGVEPVLGAFPSEVRPERVTPEAVALLRTHCHNRTLVIGGQSGSDRVLRFLGRGHTVADVVQAAAHARKGGLRPHVDLIFGIPGETPEEQAATVELARLLQRDHGARIHAHYFHPLPGTPLWGSDPEPLEPETRAFLKRAERAGTLDGDWRAQIAFAKDLREWAERGWIRAKSTSRPSALTS; encoded by the coding sequence GTGAGAAGGGCCCCGATCTGCATCCTGCGCGAGACCCCGACGAACCGCTACTCGGTCAACGTGCTGGCCGGCCTGATCCGGCAGACGGGCCTTCCCTGGGTCGTGGCCCGATCCGAGGCCGAGGTGGTCCGGCTGGCCGGGCAATCCGGCCGGGCGTTCGGGCTGTACTCGTTCATGACCCCCGACCTCCCGGTCGTCCGGGCCGAGATCGCGGCCCTGCGGCCCCGGCTCCCGGGTGTGCGGTGGCTGGCCGGGGGGCCCCACCCCACGGCCGACCCGGAGGGCACGCTGGCCATGGGGTTCGACCACGTGGTGGTGGGAGAGGCCGAGCGGGTCTTGGGGCCGTTCCTGCAGGAGGGAGACGGGCCGTCCGTGATCCGGGATCCGGACGGCGGCCCGCCCGACCTGGACCCCTATCCGGCCCGGGTGGTGGGGCGGCCCGGACCGGTGGAGATCACCCGTGGGTGTCGGGGAGGGTGCCGGTTTTGCTCGGTGGGCCGGCGGCGGGTGCGGCACCGCGGTCTCCCCGCGGTGGTGGCCGCGGCCCGGGCCCTGGTGGCCGAGGGCCGTCGGGTGATCCGGTTCGTCACCCCCGATGCCCTGGCCTACGGGGGGAGCCTCGCGGCCGTGGCCGATCTGCTCTCCGCCCTCCGGGGCGTGGGGGTCGAGCCGGTCCTCGGCGCCTTCCCCTCGGAGGTGCGGCCCGAGCGGGTGACCCCGGAGGCGGTGGCCCTGCTTCGGACCCACTGCCACAACCGGACGCTGGTGATCGGAGGGCAGTCGGGGAGCGACCGGGTGCTCCGGTTTCTGGGCCGCGGCCACACCGTGGCCGACGTGGTTCAAGCCGCGGCCCACGCCCGAAAGGGGGGCTTGAGGCCCCACGTGGACCTGATCTTCGGGATCCCCGGCGAGACCCCCGAGGAGCAGGCCGCCACGGTGGAGCTGGCCCGACTCCTCCAGCGGGACCACGGGGCCAGGATCCACGCCCACTACTTCCACCCCCTCCCCGGCACCCCCCTCTGGGGCTCCGACCCGGAGCCGCTGGAGCCGGAGACCCGGGCGTTTCTGAAACGGGCCGAGCGGGCCGGCACCCTGGACGGGGACTGGCGAGCCCAGATCGCTTTCGCCAAAGATCTGCGGGAGTGGGCCGAACGGGGCTGGATCCGAGCCAAGAGCACCTCCCGTCCCAGCGCCCTGACGTCCTAA